DNA sequence from the Syntrophobacterales bacterium genome:
CAGATTCACATCCATAAGTACCATTTTCTCGTCGTATTTGAAATAAACGCCCTTGATATCGATTACGCCCTCAACCCTCTCAAGTTCGATGGCACTCTCGTTTTCCCTTATTTCAGGCTCACGGTCAATGATCTCAAAGACTCTCTGACTAGCAGCAAGCCCCTGCTGTATATTATGATTTTCCCTGTTAAGTCTCTTTATGGGTTCGTACAGCATGAGGAGTGCCGCAGTGAAGGAAAAAAAGTTACCAGGTGTTGAGTTTCCTGCAATTACCGCTTTTCCACCATACCAGATAATCACAGCCATTGCAATGCCACCCAACAACTCCATGATCGGATGAGATAAAGCTCTTACTTTGTAACGTTTCATATTGGCACTAAAAAGGTCCTCGTTTTCCAGCCCGAACCTCCTATTCTCATATTCCTCCATGGAAAAAGCCTTCACGACGCGTTGTCCTGTAATCGTTTCGTGGAGAAAATTGGTCATCTTCGCCATTGATCTCTGGGTTTTTGTACTGATCTTTCTCAATCTTTTCCCAAAGGATACGATGGGATAGATGGCAAATGGCAGAACAACGAAGGCTATGGCGGCAAGTTTCCAGTCTCTGTAGAATACAACAAAGATGAGGCCAAAGATGCTGAAAGCGTCAAGAAGAACTGCTGTGAACGCATCAGAGACGGATGTCTGAATGAGGGTAACATCGTTCATGATGCGCGATATACTTACTCCGGTAGGTGTCTTATCAAAAAATGAAAGAGGCTGTCTCTGAAGACGGTCGAACAACAGATTCCTTATGTCCGTTACTACTTTTTGCCCCACGTAGCCCATTAGATACGCCTGCGCGTAGGTAAAGACTCCTTTAGTCAGGTAAAGGAGAACTACTCCGAATGGGATGAGAAGGAGCATGCTTGCGTTTTTCTCAAAGAAAATATTGTCAAGGACAGGCTTCACCACATAAGCTGTGAGTCCGTTAGCACCTGCCACCAGCGCCATAAACACCATGGCAAAAGCCAACTTCATCCGGTAAGGCTTCAGAAAGCCTAACAATCTAAAATATAGCGCCATATCTATCCTCTAAAAATCGTACAATCGACTCTCCGGCCAAATGATATGAATCTTCGGAACTGAGCCTTCTCTTTATCTCAGTCATCCTTTTTTCAAGTCCCTTTCTTCCATTTTTTAACATATAGAGTGTCTTTTCCACAATATCTCCTGTGCTTATATGCTGGATGAACTCTGGAAATATTTCTTCACCCATGATGATATTGGGGAGACTGATATACTTGACCTTTACAAGCGCTTTCGCAACAACATAAGATAATTTGGAGACTTTGTAGACCACTATCGTAGGGGTGCCGAGAATGGCCGCTTCCAAGGTCGCGCTGCCTGAAGCCATAATGGCGGTATCGGAATAGGACAGCGCATCATAGGAAAGTCCTCTTATGGGGATAACCGACCTCCCGACAGAATATTTTTGGATAATCCGGTCTTCAATGCTGTCGGCAAGAGGAAGGAGAACCTTGAGATTATCTACGCGCATCACCAGTTCATCCGCAACCTCAAGTAGTAGCGGCATATGTCTCGTAAACTCGTTTTCCCTGCTACCCGGCATGATGGTAACCATTGCGTCACCTTCTTTCGCACCCACCATATCGAGAAATTCTTGCCGTCCGAGTTTTGGCTTCACAATGTCCGTAAAAGGATGACCGATGTAGGTGACATCAACTCCGTGGCTGTCATAGAAAGCTTTCTCAAAAGGAAGTATACATATCACATGATCCACAAATTTCTTGATCTTCTTGATCCTCGATTCACGCCACGCCCATAACTGAGGCGGTATAAAATAGATTACTGGTATACCTTCTTTCTTTGCCATGTGCGCAATTTTCAGATTGAATCCAGGAAAATCGACGAGAATGATAAGAGAGGGTTTCTCCTCTATAAGATGCTTTTTCAATCTCCCGTATGCCTCTCTGATATATCTGAGTTTTACAAATA
Encoded proteins:
- the lpxB gene encoding lipid-A-disaccharide synthase, with translation MIGTLQAGPEFRSFNNKIVLVTGELSGEIHALHLVKAITRLLPIKFSGVGSTRLAEAGVRIIYDYGRISLTGLSEIFVKLRYIREAYGRLKKHLIEEKPSLIILVDFPGFNLKIAHMAKKEGIPVIYFIPPQLWAWRESRIKKIKKFVDHVICILPFEKAFYDSHGVDVTYIGHPFTDIVKPKLGRQEFLDMVGAKEGDAMVTIMPGSRENEFTRHMPLLLEVADELVMRVDNLKVLLPLADSIEDRIIQKYSVGRSVIPIRGLSYDALSYSDTAIMASGSATLEAAILGTPTIVVYKVSKLSYVVAKALVKVKYISLPNIIMGEEIFPEFIQHISTGDIVEKTLYMLKNGRKGLEKRMTEIKRRLSSEDSYHLAGESIVRFLEDRYGAIF
- the msbA gene encoding lipid A export permease/ATP-binding protein MsbA, which codes for MALYFRLLGFLKPYRMKLAFAMVFMALVAGANGLTAYVVKPVLDNIFFEKNASMLLLIPFGVVLLYLTKGVFTYAQAYLMGYVGQKVVTDIRNLLFDRLQRQPLSFFDKTPTGVSISRIMNDVTLIQTSVSDAFTAVLLDAFSIFGLIFVVFYRDWKLAAIAFVVLPFAIYPIVSFGKRLRKISTKTQRSMAKMTNFLHETITGQRVVKAFSMEEYENRRFGLENEDLFSANMKRYKVRALSHPIMELLGGIAMAVIIWYGGKAVIAGNSTPGNFFSFTAALLMLYEPIKRLNRENHNIQQGLAASQRVFEIIDREPEIRENESAIELERVEGVIDIKGVYFKYDEKMVLMDVNLRISKNEVLAVVGKSGTGKTTLANLVPRFYDVTEGSLEIDGTDIRDVTLCSLRKNIALVTQDVILFNDTIGNNIAYGGVQDQEKIEQAAKMAFAHDFILKQPKGYNTMVGEKGVRLSGGQKQRIAIARALFKDAPILILDEATSALDTQAEMEVQKALENLMKGRTTIIIAHRLSTVMNADRIIVLDGGTIIQQGRHDDLIMIDGPYKSLYDIQFREPPEKKIIKMGKRAKSV